One window of the Oceanicaulis sp. genome contains the following:
- a CDS encoding flagellin produces MATINTNPGAMIALQNLNKTNMELQEVQNRINTGLAVSSAKDNGGVFAIAQSMRADVGGYKAVTQSLDLGVSTVDVALAAGEAISDLMVEMKEKALAAADTSLDTASRTALNEDFKALRDQIGTIVQNAEFNGKNLIGNGGTDLTTLANADGSNTITIAAEDLSLTGGGLSIGTATEFGSAASAATVATSIETGLDALNSSLARLGTGSKALEIHKTFVGKLSDALEKGIGNLVDADLAKESARLQSLQVKQQLGIQALSIANSAPSTILGYFR; encoded by the coding sequence ATGGCGACGATCAATACGAATCCGGGCGCGATGATCGCCCTTCAGAACCTCAACAAGACCAATATGGAGCTGCAGGAGGTTCAGAACCGGATCAACACCGGTCTGGCGGTCTCCTCGGCGAAAGACAACGGCGGCGTTTTCGCCATCGCTCAGTCGATGCGCGCCGATGTCGGCGGCTACAAGGCCGTCACCCAGTCCCTCGATCTCGGCGTCTCCACTGTCGACGTGGCCCTGGCCGCGGGCGAAGCCATCTCCGACCTCATGGTGGAGATGAAGGAGAAGGCGCTGGCCGCCGCGGACACCTCTCTGGACACCGCCTCGCGCACCGCCCTGAACGAAGACTTCAAGGCGCTCCGCGACCAGATCGGCACGATCGTCCAGAACGCCGAATTCAACGGCAAGAACCTCATCGGCAACGGCGGCACCGACCTGACGACGCTCGCCAACGCCGACGGGTCGAACACGATCACGATCGCCGCTGAAGACCTCAGCCTGACCGGCGGTGGTCTGAGCATCGGCACCGCGACCGAATTCGGTTCGGCCGCGTCGGCTGCGACGGTGGCCACGTCGATCGAGACCGGCCTGGACGCCCTGAACTCCTCGCTCGCCCGCCTGGGCACGGGGTCGAAGGCGCTGGAGATCCACAAGACCTTCGTGGGCAAGCTCTCCGACGCGCTGGAGAAGGGCATCGGCAATCTGGTCGACGCCGATCTGGCCAAGGAGTCCGCGCGGCTTCAGTCGCTTCAGGTCAAGCAGCAGCTGGGCATCCAGGCGCTGTCGATCGCGAACTCCGCCCCGAGCACGATCCTGGGTTACTTCCGGTAA
- a CDS encoding flagellar protein FlaG, with protein sequence MNKMEIAKLMTAGAPALTPRDAQSGAAEPQPADAALEPARASAPEDRAPKPADRSLTDRIESMREEINATSRSRLRIDREGEAGRFIYKIVDSETGETMRQWPPEKYLDLVQFLRDQRGGLVDERA encoded by the coding sequence ATGAACAAAATGGAGATCGCGAAGCTCATGACGGCCGGCGCCCCCGCGCTCACGCCGCGCGACGCGCAGTCCGGAGCGGCCGAGCCGCAACCGGCGGACGCCGCGCTCGAGCCTGCCCGCGCTTCCGCGCCGGAAGACAGGGCCCCGAAGCCCGCCGACCGCTCGCTGACCGACCGCATCGAGTCGATGCGTGAAGAAATCAACGCCACCTCCCGCTCGCGCCTTCGGATCGACCGCGAGGGCGAGGCCGGCCGGTTCATATACAAGATCGTCGATTCCGAGACCGGCGAGACCATGCGCCAGTGGCCGCCTGAGAAGTATCTCGACCTCGTCCAGTTCCTGCGCGATCAGCGTGGCGGTCTGGTCGACGAGCGCGCCTGA
- the pseG gene encoding UDP-2,4-diacetamido-2,4,6-trideoxy-beta-L-altropyranose hydrolase, with translation MGAPRVLFRCDAGPEIGGGHVMRCLTLANELASRGAEIAFCVNDGAEKTAPALAGAGYAVIGTSDERPRLPESWTSADLLVLDRYDADRAEMTAARRLAPRLVVIDDLANRPLDADLVINPNPADGPDAHDGLLAPGTPVLAGAAQALIRPEFAAARFAALERRAEGGHVRRVLVSLGLSDVGGVTARAVEGVRRALPDTLIDVVIGAHAPSRDALEARAAADPSLTVTINATDMAARCAAADLAVGAGGQSALERCVTGLPGVIVVLAENQRRAAAGIAGQGAAIALEDGPDLAARLAPLLTTLASDAEARQAMSRAASAACDGHGAARAADAIEQLLNGARAA, from the coding sequence GAGCCGCGGCGCGGAGATCGCCTTTTGCGTCAATGACGGCGCAGAAAAGACCGCGCCGGCGCTGGCCGGGGCGGGCTACGCCGTGATCGGAACGAGCGACGAGCGGCCCCGCCTGCCTGAAAGCTGGACGAGCGCGGACCTTCTCGTGCTGGACCGCTATGACGCGGACCGCGCTGAAATGACGGCCGCGCGCCGCCTCGCGCCGCGCCTTGTCGTCATCGACGATCTCGCAAACCGGCCGCTCGACGCCGATCTGGTGATCAATCCCAATCCCGCCGACGGGCCGGACGCCCATGACGGCCTGCTCGCGCCCGGCACGCCCGTGCTCGCCGGCGCCGCGCAAGCGCTGATCCGTCCTGAGTTCGCCGCCGCACGCTTCGCCGCGCTCGAACGCCGGGCCGAAGGCGGCCACGTTCGCCGCGTGCTGGTCAGCCTGGGGCTCAGCGATGTCGGCGGCGTCACAGCGCGCGCGGTCGAGGGCGTGAGGCGGGCTCTGCCGGACACGCTGATCGACGTCGTAATCGGGGCGCATGCGCCCAGCCGCGACGCGCTGGAGGCGCGGGCCGCAGCCGATCCGAGCCTCACCGTCACGATTAACGCGACGGACATGGCCGCCCGCTGCGCTGCGGCAGATCTCGCCGTCGGTGCGGGCGGTCAGTCCGCGCTGGAGCGCTGCGTGACCGGCCTGCCCGGCGTGATCGTCGTTCTGGCCGAGAACCAGCGCCGCGCCGCAGCCGGCATCGCCGGTCAGGGCGCGGCGATCGCGCTCGAAGACGGACCGGATCTCGCCGCCAGACTGGCGCCCCTGCTCACGACGCTCGCCTCGGACGCAGAGGCGCGTCAGGCGATGAGCCGGGCGGCGTCGGCGGCCTGCGACGGTCACGGCGCGGCGCGGGCGGCTGATGCGATCGAGCAGCTGCTGAACGGAGCGCGGGCGGCGTGA
- a CDS encoding flagellin produces the protein MTLSVHTNTSAMIALQNLNKTNMDMTEVQNRINTGLKVSGAKDNSSVFAVAQGMRSDIGALGSVQGSLDRAVSIGDVAIAAGEAISDLLIQMREKATAAMDPSIDTFSRQAFDGDFKSLLEQIQVVLQNAEFDGANLLNGSLTGGIAFLADADATRTVTLGSQDMSISGAIITLASTASLGTATLAGDVVSAIQTSLDNVNQALANLGSDLKKMEAHRTFVGKLIDSLNEGVGNLVDADLAKESAKLQALQVKQQLGVQALSIANSEPQIILSLFGR, from the coding sequence ATGACGCTGAGCGTCCACACCAACACCTCGGCGATGATCGCCCTTCAGAACCTCAACAAGACCAATATGGACATGACCGAGGTTCAGAACCGGATCAACACGGGGCTGAAGGTCTCCGGAGCCAAGGACAACTCCTCGGTCTTCGCGGTGGCCCAGGGCATGCGCTCGGACATCGGCGCGCTGGGATCGGTGCAGGGCTCGCTCGACCGGGCGGTCTCCATCGGCGACGTCGCGATCGCGGCGGGCGAGGCGATCTCCGATCTGCTCATCCAGATGCGCGAGAAAGCCACTGCGGCGATGGATCCCTCCATCGACACCTTCTCCCGTCAGGCCTTCGACGGCGATTTCAAATCCCTGCTCGAGCAGATCCAGGTCGTCCTGCAGAACGCCGAGTTCGACGGCGCGAACCTTCTGAACGGGTCCCTGACCGGCGGCATCGCCTTCCTGGCCGACGCGGACGCGACGCGGACGGTGACGCTGGGCAGCCAGGACATGTCGATCTCCGGCGCGATCATCACGCTCGCCAGCACGGCGAGCCTGGGCACCGCGACGCTCGCGGGCGACGTGGTCAGCGCGATCCAGACGAGTCTGGACAACGTCAACCAGGCGCTCGCCAATCTCGGTTCGGATCTGAAGAAGATGGAGGCGCACCGCACCTTCGTCGGCAAGCTGATCGACAGCCTGAACGAAGGGGTGGGCAATCTCGTCGACGCCGACCTCGCCAAGGAAAGCGCCAAGCTGCAGGCCCTTCAGGTCAAGCAGCAGCTCGGCGTGCAGGCGCTGTCGATCGCGAACTCCGAGCCGCAGATCATCCTGTCGCTCTTCGGCCGCTAG
- the pseC gene encoding UDP-4-amino-4,6-dideoxy-N-acetyl-beta-L-altrosamine transaminase, whose amino-acid sequence MSDDFLPYGRQSVDQSDLDALARALNSGFLTTGPEIPALEGEFASAVGAPHAVACNSATAALHLALAGLGVGPGDVCIVPAVTFLATANAAVYCGADVVFADTDPETGLLTADTLKDALHRAGSRARAVLPVHLAGALCDMAAIEPVARAAGLKIVEDSCHALGTVGPDGQAGACARSDAATFSFHPVKTIAAGEGGMATTRDPALAGRMARMRSHGVEREAGNFYRFDGRAEPWAYEMQDLGWNYRIPDLNAALARSQLARLPQFAGRRRKLTALYREALAPLAPLVKAPAVQPGVDACRHLMNVAIEFAEAGVSRAVVMERLRARGIGSQVHYVPVSDQPFYVARYGETDLPGARAYYEKTLSLPLYPDMEDGDVARVAGALKSALGL is encoded by the coding sequence ATGAGCGACGATTTCCTCCCTTATGGCCGCCAGTCAGTCGACCAGAGCGATCTCGACGCGCTCGCCCGCGCGCTCAATAGCGGGTTTCTGACCACCGGCCCAGAAATCCCGGCCCTTGAAGGCGAGTTCGCCAGCGCTGTCGGGGCGCCGCACGCTGTGGCGTGCAACTCCGCGACCGCCGCACTTCATCTGGCGCTGGCCGGGCTGGGGGTCGGGCCGGGCGATGTCTGCATCGTGCCGGCGGTCACGTTTCTGGCGACCGCGAACGCGGCGGTCTATTGCGGCGCAGACGTGGTCTTCGCCGACACCGATCCCGAGACCGGGCTTCTGACCGCCGACACGCTGAAAGACGCGCTTCACCGCGCCGGATCTCGCGCCCGCGCCGTGCTGCCAGTCCATCTCGCCGGCGCGCTGTGCGACATGGCGGCGATCGAACCGGTCGCCCGGGCGGCGGGGCTGAAGATCGTCGAGGACAGCTGCCATGCGCTGGGCACAGTGGGGCCGGACGGGCAGGCCGGCGCCTGCGCAAGGTCGGATGCGGCGACCTTCTCGTTTCACCCGGTCAAGACCATCGCGGCGGGAGAGGGAGGCATGGCGACGACCCGCGATCCGGCGCTGGCCGGCCGCATGGCGCGCATGCGCAGCCACGGCGTGGAGCGCGAGGCGGGGAATTTCTACCGCTTCGACGGCCGGGCCGAGCCCTGGGCCTATGAGATGCAGGATCTGGGCTGGAACTACCGCATCCCCGATCTAAACGCCGCGCTGGCCCGCTCCCAGCTCGCCCGCCTGCCGCAGTTCGCCGGGCGCCGCCGCAAGCTGACCGCGCTCTATCGCGAGGCGCTGGCGCCGCTCGCGCCGCTGGTGAAAGCGCCCGCCGTTCAGCCCGGCGTCGACGCCTGCCGGCATCTGATGAACGTCGCGATCGAGTTTGCAGAGGCCGGCGTGAGCCGTGCGGTCGTCATGGAGCGGCTGCGCGCGCGCGGGATCGGCAGCCAGGTCCACTACGTGCCGGTCTCCGACCAGCCCTTCTACGTCGCGCGGTATGGCGAGACCGATCTGCCCGGCGCGCGGGCGTATTACGAAAAGACCCTGTCCCTGCCGCTTTATCCGGACATGGAAGACGGTGACGTGGCGCGCGTCGCTGGTGCGCTGAAGTCGGCCCTGGGGCTCTAG
- a CDS encoding pseudaminic acid biosynthesis-associated methylase, whose product MAETDQLKFWRGAFGDAYTDRCAVSADAVRGRLGVWAEMFKVMAGAPPASVLEVGCNEGINLHALSALTGARLAAVEPNAAARERVKASGVAAAGDIVDGSAQALPFEDGAFDLVFTTGVLIHIHPDDLGAAVDEICRVSRRWVVCGEYFSPRPEALEYRGETGYLFKRDFGKFYLDRHPELVCRGYGFAWSKDTSFDDITWQVFEKPQG is encoded by the coding sequence ATGGCCGAGACCGACCAGCTGAAATTCTGGCGCGGCGCGTTCGGCGACGCCTACACGGATCGCTGCGCGGTCAGCGCGGACGCGGTCCGCGGCCGGCTGGGCGTCTGGGCGGAGATGTTCAAGGTCATGGCCGGCGCGCCGCCGGCCTCCGTCCTCGAAGTCGGCTGCAACGAGGGGATCAATCTGCACGCCCTGTCCGCGCTGACCGGCGCTCGCCTGGCCGCGGTCGAACCCAACGCTGCGGCGCGTGAGCGGGTGAAGGCCTCCGGCGTCGCTGCCGCTGGCGACATCGTGGACGGCTCGGCGCAGGCCCTGCCGTTCGAGGACGGCGCGTTCGATCTCGTGTTCACCACCGGCGTGCTCATCCATATCCATCCCGACGATCTGGGCGCGGCGGTGGACGAGATCTGCCGCGTGTCGCGGCGCTGGGTGGTGTGCGGAGAGTATTTCTCGCCGCGCCCCGAAGCGCTCGAGTATCGCGGCGAGACCGGCTATCTCTTCAAGCGCGATTTCGGGAAGTTCTATCTCGACCGCCATCCCGAGCTCGTCTGCCGGGGCTACGGCTTCGCCTGGTCGAAGGACACGAGCTTCGACGACATCACCTGGCAGGTCTTCGAAAAGCCTCAGGGCTGA
- a CDS encoding flagellin, which produces MNSVNTNPGAMIALQNLNKSNMELQQVQNRINTGLEVAGAKDNGGIYAIAQRMRSQVAGYGVVQQSLDRGEATLDVALAAGEAISDLLIEMKEKALGAADASLDTQSRTALNEDFKALRDQIGTIVANAEFNGLNLIDGTTAAFTALANQDGSNTIVVTSENMSLSGSIVTVTSTASFATATQADNIASQIGTSLDNVNEALARLGTKSKSLEIHSTFVTKLSDSLEKGIGNLVDADLAKESARLQALQVKQQLGVQALSIANSTPQTVLSFFG; this is translated from the coding sequence ATGAATTCGGTGAACACGAACCCCGGAGCGATGATCGCGCTCCAGAACCTGAACAAGTCGAATATGGAGCTGCAGCAAGTGCAGAACCGTATCAACACCGGGCTCGAAGTGGCCGGCGCGAAGGACAATGGCGGCATCTACGCCATCGCCCAGCGCATGCGCTCACAGGTGGCCGGTTACGGCGTGGTTCAGCAGTCTCTGGACCGGGGCGAGGCGACGCTCGACGTCGCGCTCGCCGCCGGTGAAGCGATCTCGGATCTCCTGATCGAGATGAAGGAAAAGGCCCTGGGCGCTGCGGACGCCTCGCTCGACACCCAGTCGCGCACCGCTCTGAACGAAGACTTCAAGGCGCTGCGCGATCAGATCGGGACGATCGTTGCGAACGCGGAGTTCAACGGCCTCAACCTCATCGACGGGACGACGGCGGCCTTCACGGCGCTGGCCAACCAGGACGGCTCGAACACCATCGTGGTGACCTCGGAGAACATGTCGCTCTCCGGATCCATCGTGACGGTGACCTCGACGGCGTCCTTCGCCACCGCCACGCAGGCCGACAACATCGCCTCGCAGATCGGAACGTCTCTGGACAACGTGAACGAGGCGCTCGCGCGGCTCGGCACGAAATCCAAGTCGCTCGAGATCCACTCCACCTTCGTCACCAAACTGTCCGACTCCCTCGAAAAGGGGATCGGCAATCTGGTCGATGCGGATCTGGCGAAAGAGTCCGCCCGCCTCCAGGCGCTGCAGGTCAAGCAGCAGCTGGGCGTGCAGGCGCTCTCCATCGCCAATTCCACGCCGCAGACGGTTCTGTCCTTCTTCGGCTAA
- the flaF gene encoding flagellar biosynthesis regulator FlaF — MSYSAYQTASARTEDPRSTEYRLMGQVTRALMEIREIAPSEIRKRAEALDWNRRVWSAFAADCASEHNQLPDGLRASIISLSIFISKETSAAMRGGGDIDTLIDINRTVMQGLAPRSDAA; from the coding sequence ATGTCCTATTCGGCTTACCAGACCGCGTCCGCGCGCACCGAAGACCCGCGTTCGACCGAGTACCGCCTCATGGGCCAGGTCACCCGGGCCCTGATGGAGATCCGGGAGATCGCGCCGAGCGAGATCAGAAAGCGCGCCGAGGCGCTGGACTGGAACCGGCGGGTCTGGTCGGCCTTCGCGGCCGATTGCGCGAGCGAGCACAACCAGCTTCCCGACGGGCTGCGCGCCTCGATCATCTCGCTGTCGATCTTCATCTCCAAGGAGACCAGCGCGGCCATGCGCGGCGGCGGCGACATCGACACGCTGATCGACATCAACCGCACCGTAATGCAGGGGCTCGCCCCGCGCTCGGACGCGGCCTGA
- a CDS encoding formyltransferase family protein, which produces MTTLILSPYPEALGIEDAVVADPDGDVLAQAQTAGAEHLVVYGWRKILRGAVLERYAGRIVNLHISLLPHNRGADPNFWSWFDATPKGVSVHLIDAGVDTGPVLIQAEAQFSPGPMTLASTYAVLRTQVESLFNAAWPDIRAGRLAPRAQPAPGPRPRKAAEKTVWMSRLSAGWDTPVSEVEALGRQARREREER; this is translated from the coding sequence GTGACGACGCTCATTCTCTCTCCCTATCCCGAAGCGCTCGGGATCGAGGATGCGGTGGTCGCCGATCCGGACGGCGACGTACTCGCTCAGGCCCAAACGGCCGGCGCGGAGCACCTGGTGGTCTACGGCTGGCGGAAGATCCTGCGCGGGGCGGTGCTGGAGCGGTATGCAGGCCGGATCGTCAATCTGCACATCTCACTGCTGCCGCATAATCGCGGCGCGGACCCCAATTTCTGGTCCTGGTTCGACGCGACGCCCAAGGGCGTCAGCGTGCATCTGATCGATGCGGGCGTGGACACAGGCCCCGTGCTGATCCAGGCCGAGGCGCAATTCTCGCCAGGCCCGATGACGCTCGCCAGCACCTATGCCGTCCTCCGGACGCAGGTCGAATCCCTGTTTAACGCCGCCTGGCCGGACATCCGCGCCGGACGGCTCGCACCGCGCGCCCAGCCCGCCCCCGGACCCCGCCCGCGCAAGGCGGCTGAAAAGACGGTCTGGATGAGCAGACTCAGCGCAGGCTGGGACACGCCGGTGAGCGAAGTCGAAGCCTTGGGCCGGCAGGCCCGGCGAGAGCGAGAGGAACGATGA
- a CDS encoding flagellin, which produces MATINTNPGAMIALQNLNKTNSELQTVQQRINTGLAVSSAKDNGGVFAIAQSMRADVGGYKAVTQSLDLAVSTVDVALAAGEAVSDLLVEMKEKALAAADTSLDASSRTALNEDFKALRDQIDTIVSNAEFNGTNLIDGSQTPGISALANADGTNTVTVDDEDMSLSGSIVTVTSTASFATATQADNIASQIGTSLDNLNASLARLGTGSKALEVHKTFVGKLSDALEAGIGNLVDADLAKESAKLQSLQVKQQLGIQALSIANSAPSTVLGYFR; this is translated from the coding sequence ATGGCGACGATCAACACTAACCCTGGGGCGATGATCGCCCTGCAGAACCTCAACAAGACCAACTCCGAGCTGCAGACGGTCCAGCAGCGCATCAACACCGGTCTTGCGGTCTCCTCGGCCAAGGACAATGGCGGCGTCTTCGCGATCGCCCAGTCCATGCGCGCCGACGTGGGCGGCTACAAGGCGGTGACCCAGTCTCTGGACCTGGCGGTCTCGACGGTCGACGTGGCCCTGGCTGCGGGCGAGGCGGTCTCCGACCTCCTGGTGGAGATGAAGGAGAAAGCCCTGGCCGCTGCGGACACCTCGCTCGACGCGTCCTCGCGGACGGCGCTGAACGAGGACTTCAAGGCGCTGCGTGATCAGATCGACACCATCGTGTCGAACGCGGAGTTCAACGGCACGAACCTGATCGACGGTTCGCAGACCCCGGGCATCTCAGCCCTAGCCAACGCCGACGGCACCAACACGGTGACTGTGGACGACGAAGACATGTCGCTCTCCGGTTCCATCGTGACGGTGACCTCGACGGCCTCCTTCGCCACCGCGACGCAGGCGGACAACATCGCCTCGCAGATCGGCACGTCCCTGGACAACCTGAACGCGTCGCTGGCGCGTCTGGGCACCGGGTCGAAGGCGCTGGAAGTGCACAAGACCTTCGTGGGCAAGCTGTCCGACGCTCTGGAAGCCGGTATCGGCAACCTGGTCGATGCGGACCTCGCCAAGGAGTCCGCCAAGCTGCAGTCGCTGCAGGTCAAGCAGCAGCTGGGCATTCAGGCCCTCTCGATCGCGAACTCCGCGCCGAGCACGGTCCTGGGTTACTTCCGGTAA
- the pseI gene encoding pseudaminic acid synthase: MMSATVTLDGREIGPGRPPYIVAEMSANHLGSLDRALEMIAVAADCGADAVKIQTYTPDTITLNCDRPEFMLEEGRWAGRTLHDLYSEAQTPFEWHAAMFERAREVGITLFSAPFDHSAVDLLQSLDAPAYKIASFEVVDLPLIRRCAGTGKPMILSTGTANLGEIAEAVRAAREAGCKELIVLHCVSDYPANFADADLRTLVHLGEAFGVPAGLSDHTPGTAAAVAATALGAALIEKHFTLKRADGGPDSAFSLEPDELKRLVKDTRNARAALGRVRYDLAGSEGAYLKLRRSLYVTAPIKKGETLSEKNVRSVRPGYGLHPRHYETVLGRKAARDLAFGEPLDWSAIEGDAPRD, translated from the coding sequence ATGATGAGCGCGACAGTGACCCTCGACGGCCGCGAGATCGGCCCGGGCCGGCCGCCCTATATCGTCGCGGAGATGAGCGCCAATCATCTGGGCTCGCTCGACCGCGCGCTCGAGATGATCGCGGTCGCCGCGGACTGCGGCGCGGACGCGGTGAAGATCCAGACCTACACCCCCGACACGATCACGCTGAACTGCGACCGGCCCGAATTCATGCTCGAGGAGGGCCGCTGGGCGGGCCGGACGCTGCACGATCTCTACAGCGAGGCCCAGACCCCGTTCGAATGGCACGCAGCCATGTTCGAGCGCGCGCGCGAGGTGGGGATCACGCTGTTCTCCGCCCCGTTCGACCATAGCGCGGTCGACCTCCTGCAGTCGCTCGACGCGCCCGCCTACAAGATCGCGAGCTTCGAGGTGGTCGATCTGCCGCTGATCCGGCGCTGCGCGGGCACGGGCAAGCCGATGATCCTCTCCACCGGCACGGCCAATCTCGGCGAGATCGCCGAAGCGGTCCGCGCGGCGCGCGAGGCGGGCTGCAAGGAGCTGATCGTTCTGCACTGCGTGTCGGACTATCCGGCGAATTTCGCCGACGCCGACCTCAGAACCCTTGTTCATCTCGGAGAAGCGTTCGGGGTACCGGCCGGGCTGTCCGATCACACGCCCGGCACGGCGGCGGCGGTGGCGGCCACCGCGCTGGGCGCGGCGCTGATCGAAAAGCATTTCACGCTGAAGCGCGCCGACGGCGGGCCGGATTCGGCCTTCTCGCTGGAGCCCGACGAGCTCAAACGGCTGGTCAAAGACACGCGTAACGCCCGCGCCGCTCTGGGCCGCGTGCGCTATGACCTCGCAGGCTCTGAAGGCGCGTATCTCAAGCTCCGGCGCAGCCTCTACGTCACCGCGCCCATCAAAAAGGGCGAGACGCTGAGCGAGAAGAACGTGCGCTCGGTGCGTCCCGGCTACGGCCTTCATCCCCGCCATTATGAGACCGTGCTGGGCCGCAAGGCGGCGCGGGATCTGGCCTTCGGCGAACCGCTGGACTGGTCGGCGATCGAAGGCGACGCGCCGCGCGACTAG
- the flbT gene encoding flagellar biosynthesis repressor FlbT: protein MPLKLSLKPGEKFVLNGAVVENGDRRATLVLQNKASVLREKDIMQQHEADTPAKRIYFPVMMMYLSSTSQDGLYDEFVMRMTDFMSAISNPEVLSECVAVSREVMANEFYKALLRCRKLIAYEAERLGGAAQAGGEG, encoded by the coding sequence ATGCCGCTCAAGCTGTCCCTGAAGCCAGGCGAGAAATTCGTACTCAATGGCGCGGTCGTGGAAAACGGCGACCGGCGCGCCACGCTGGTGCTGCAGAACAAGGCCAGCGTGCTGCGCGAGAAGGACATCATGCAGCAGCACGAGGCCGACACACCGGCCAAGCGCATCTACTTCCCCGTGATGATGATGTATCTGAGCTCGACCAGCCAAGACGGGCTCTACGACGAGTTCGTCATGCGCATGACCGACTTCATGAGCGCGATCAGCAATCCCGAAGTGCTGTCGGAATGCGTCGCGGTGAGCCGCGAAGTCATGGCGAACGAGTTCTACAAGGCGCTGCTTCGGTGCCGGAAACTCATCGCCTACGAGGCCGAGCGCCTCGGCGGTGCGGCGCAAGCCGGCGGCGAGGGCTGA